TTTTGCCGTCACTTATCAAGACGGCGACTTGATTTTTCATGAAAGCCAGGGACCTCAAACCAAAGCAATCCAGGAAGCCACGGGTTCAAAGTGGACTCACGTGGGAATGCTCTTTTTAAAACAAAATCAATGGCAGGTTGCGGAGGCCGTACAGCCGGTACGATTCACTTCGCTGTCTTCTTTTATTTCTCGTGGCAAAAATGGCGCTTACAGAATTTATCGTGTCCCTGGACTTAAAGAGGCGCAAAAACAAGATTTACGTAAACAGGTCGAAGCGTTTATGGGACGCGACTATGATATCTGGTTTGAGTGGTCTGATGATTTAATTTACTGCTCGGAACTTGTTTACAAATCT
This region of Bdellovibrio sp. BCCA genomic DNA includes:
- a CDS encoding YiiX/YebB-like N1pC/P60 family cysteine hydrolase; protein product: MKISILVLLSFICFGFNSAFAVTYQDGDLIFHESQGPQTKAIQEATGSKWTHVGMLFLKQNQWQVAEAVQPVRFTSLSSFISRGKNGAYRIYRVPGLKEAQKQDLRKQVEAFMGRDYDIWFEWSDDLIYCSELVYKSFFRATGIEVGQVQKFRDLRLDGPYVKELIRQRVENTGRELDLNEPIITPVAQIRDTKLVLVEEKK